The following nucleotide sequence is from Borrelia puertoricensis.
TTAGGTGCAACTAATATGATTTCTCTTAATGCTAAGCTTGAAGCAGCAAGAGCAAAAGAGTATGGGAAAGGGTTTTCTGTTGTTGCTGATGAGATTAAACGGCTCTCAGATCAGGCAAAGAATGTTATGAGTATGATTTCTGTTAAAGAAATTGAACAAGTATCTAAGGATTTAATTTTTAAAAATATTAAGGAATTACAATTAGATATTGATAATTTTTTCTTAAATTTGATTGAAGAGCTTATCTCTCTTGGAGATTTATTTAAACATTTTGTTAGTCAGCAGAATGAATTTTCAACGTTAGTTAGTGAGCTTGAGAATGTTGAGGCTAGTATTTCTTATTTAGCAAGGAATTGTGATTCTTTGTCTAGTTCTGAAATTTTTATGTATTCTAATGATGAATTTTTAAAAGAATTGGAATTTAGCATTTCAGAACAGATGTCTTGGATGAGTATTGTAAGAACAATTGTTGAAAATCAAAAGAGCATGCCCATTCAAACTGATCCTATGAAACATGGATTTGGATTATTTTATAAGGGACTTATTCCAAGAGCTTTCAAAGTTAGAGCAGTTTGGAAAGATATTTATTCTTGTTATTTAAATATACATAAACTTGTTGTTGAGATAGTAAAAGTATTTGCACAAGATAGTGCTAATGATATCGATTTGAAGCGCGCAAAGGATTTGTTGGTACAAGCTGAAGGTTTATCAGATGAAATTGTTAGTAAACTTGAATCTGTTAAAAAAATAGTGGTTGAATCTGAAGATCAGGGTATTAGTATTTTTGCATAATTTTATAATTCATTATTCTTTTTAATCTTATTTTTTAAGTGGTTTAAGTTTAATATTTAAAGGTTTATTATATTTAATGTTTTGGTTTAGGTTAAGATATATCTATTAAAAGTCAAGTTTTATTGTGATAAAATAAGTGTAAGTATGGGTTTACAAGTTAAGTTTGTTCATTTACATGTACATTCAGATTATTCTCTTTTAGATGGAGCGGCCAAGATTACAGATATTGTGACAAAGGCTAAAAAATGTAATATGTCCCATATTGCATTAACAGATCATGGCAATCTTTTTGGTGCTATGAAGTTTTATAGAGAAGCAAAAGGGGCAGGAATAAAACCCATCATTGGTATGGAAGCTTACATGTCAAGTACCTCAAAGCATATAAAAAAGAATGATGAATTTGGAAGACCTTATTATCATTTAATTTTTCTTGCAAAGAATGAATTAGGCTATAAAAATTTATTGAAATTGACAAGTATTTCTTATCTTGATGGATTTTATTATCGTCCAAGGATTGATAAGGAAGATATTGAAAAATATTCAGAAGGACTTATTTGTACGTCTGCATGTATTGGTGGGATCATTCCTCAATTAATTCTTGCAAATAAATTTGATGATGCAAAGAATGAAATTCTTTGGTTTAAGAGTGTCTTTGGTGATGATTTTTATCTTGAACTTCAGCGTCATGGGATTAAACAACAGGATATAGTTAATGAAAAATTAATTGCTTATTCTATAGAGCTTAATGTTTCACTAACTGTGTCTAATGATTCTCACTATGTGAATAAAGAAGATGCAACAGCTCAAGATATTATTGTCTGCATTGGAACGGGTGCTAAGAGAAGTGATCCTAATAGACTTAAAATGGAGACTAATGAGTTTTATCTTAAAACTCAAGAGGAGATGTGTAAACTCTTTAGGGATTTGCCAGGGGCTTTAGCAAATACTTTAAAAATTGCTGAAAAATGTGATGAATTTGAGATTAAATTTCCAGGCCCTATTTTTCCTGAATATCAAGTACCTAGTGAGTTTGATACTCTTAGTCAATATTTAGAGCATTTAACACTTGAAGGTTTGAAGTTTAGATATGCAAATGTAACTGATAGCATTAAAGAGCGTGCTTTTTATGAGCTCTCAACAATTATCAAGATGGGATTTGAGGCGTATTTTTTAATTGTTTGGGATTTTATAAAATTTGCACATGATAATGATATTCCTGTTGGTCCTGGGCGTGGCTCTGGAGCTGGTTCTATTGTTGCATATGCTCTTAGAATTACTGATATTGATCCTTTGAAATATAATCTACTTTTTGAGAGATTTTTAAATCCTGAACGTGTATCTATGCCTGATTTTGATATTGATTTTTGCT
It contains:
- a CDS encoding methyl-accepting chemotaxis protein, which produces MYKFSFFDKKKSDISNSFKDESFKNIEDDNQSLNLCEYKVSVKEMIQGFYHARSSISNVLVRIEFLYKNLFFNFENIDKLFESFIEKTNNARSQVSVIFEDIEKNNEEKLKKVSAVIVGVQGSLETINSFLGATNMISLNAKLEAARAKEYGKGFSVVADEIKRLSDQAKNVMSMISVKEIEQVSKDLIFKNIKELQLDIDNFFLNLIEELISLGDLFKHFVSQQNEFSTLVSELENVEASISYLARNCDSLSSSEIFMYSNDEFLKELEFSISEQMSWMSIVRTIVENQKSMPIQTDPMKHGFGLFYKGLIPRAFKVRAVWKDIYSCYLNIHKLVVEIVKVFAQDSANDIDLKRAKDLLVQAEGLSDEIVSKLESVKKIVVESEDQGISIFA